A single window of Cottoperca gobio chromosome 9, fCotGob3.1, whole genome shotgun sequence DNA harbors:
- the ogfod2 gene encoding 2-oxoglutarate and iron-dependent oxygenase domain-containing protein 2 translates to MTHEEDVSRQFYTCSCFTTDNIFLEDYKLHVRFECEQQFRLDYQTVLRRLGCVTDTQLEDVFNKISQEVDRRRRLGATSAERAAAIKDTYLPLHPHVYHLQESYLTPKFKQIVEFCRGSDIREGGLGDLLKEEAAARVFRFPVFEKRFCEQLVEELEHFERSPAPKGRPNTMNHYGILLNELGFDEGFITPLRQRYLNPLTSLLYPDCGGGHLDSHKAFVVKYDMNEDLDLSYHYDNAEVTLNVSLGKDFTEGNLYFGDMRQVPLSEMECSEVEHRVTEGLLHRGQHMHGALPISSGQRWNLIIWMRASQERNKLCPMCNRRPTLEEGDGFADGFTKHSDAPLNTLCVLT, encoded by the exons ATGACACACGAGGAAGACGTCAGCCGTCAGTTTTACACGTGCAGCTGTTTCACCACGGATAACATCTTCCTGGAGGACTACAAGCTGCATGTCCGCTTCGAGTGCGAGCAGCAGTTCAGACTGGACTATCAAACT GTGCTCAGGAGGCTCGGGTGCGTGACGGACACACAGCTTGAGGACGTGTTCAACAAG ATCTCACAGGAAGTGGACCGGCGAAGGCGTTTAGGTGCGACGTCTGCTGAGAGAGCTGCTGCTATAAAAGACACGTACCTGCCTCTTCATCCTCATGTCTACCACCTGCAG gaGTCCTACCTCACACCGAAGTTCAAGCAGATTGTTGAGTTCTGTCGAGGCAGCGACATCAGGGAAGGAGGTCTCGGAGACTTGCTGAAGGAAGAAGCAG CTGCACGCGTGTTCCGCTTCCCTGTGTTTGAGAAGAGGTTCTGCGAGCAGctggtggaggagctggagcaCTTTGAGCGGTCCCCCGCCCCCAAAGGACGACCCAACACCATGAACCACTACGGG ATCCTCCTGAATGAACTGGGCTTTGACGAGGGCTTCATCACGCCGCTCCGTCAGCGCTACCTGAACCCGCTCACCTCCCTGCTGTACCCGGACTGTGGGGGGGGCCATCTTGACAGCCACAAGGCCTTCGTGGTTAAATACGACATGAACGAAGACCTGGACCTGAGCTACCATTACGACAACGCAGAGGTCACGCTTAACGTTTCCCTCGGCAAGGACTTCACAGAGGGGAACCTTTATTTTGGTGATATGAGACAG GTGCCTTTAAGTGAGATGGAGTGCTCGGAGGTTGAGCACAGGGTGACCGAGGGCCTCCTCCACCGGGGCCAACACATGCACGGGGCCCTGCCCATCTCCTCCGGCCAGCGCTGGAACCTCATCATCTGGATGAGAGCGTCCCAGGAGCGCAACAAACTGTGTCCCATGTGCAACAGGAGGCCGACGCTGGAAGAAGGGGACGGCTTTGCTGACGGCTTCACCAAACACTCCGACGCACCGCtgaacactttgtgtgtgttgacgtGA